The following are from one region of the Capsicum annuum cultivar UCD-10X-F1 chromosome 1, UCD10Xv1.1, whole genome shotgun sequence genome:
- the LOC107873439 gene encoding glycine-rich cell wall structural protein 1.8-like — MGGTIGYGAGHGGGSGCGYEDGGVGRYGDGGGGGSGGGGGYEGVVDRGRYGVGGEGGGSGGGSGGYVPGGEHGGGYGSGGGGGHGGGGGYSTGGDHGIGYGSGGRVGSGGGDAEHGGAYGGGGGGGNGSGDGYGRGAEHGGAYGGGVEGGSGSGGGYGRGAYGGGGGVEYGGAYVLGYGA; from the coding sequence ATGGGTGGCACTATTGGCTATGGTGCAGGGCATGGTGGTGGTTCTGGATGCGGTTATGAGGATGGGGGAGTGGGGAGATATGGAGATGGTGGAGGTGGAGGTTCTGGAGGAGGTGGTGGTTATGAAGGTGTAGTTGATCGTGGTAGATATGGGGTTGGTGGTGaaggtggtggtagtggtggagGTAGTGGTGGCTATGTACCTGGTGGAGAGCATGGAGGAGGATATGgaagtggtggtggtggtggacaTGGTGGAGGAGGGGGTTATAGTACAGGTGGTGATCATGGCATAGGATATGGAAGTGGAGGAAGAGTAGGAAGTGGTGGTGGAGATGCAGAACATGGAGGTGCATATGGTGGTGGAGGGGGAGGTGGTAATGGCAGTGGTGATGGATATGGTAGAGGTGCAGAACATGGAGGTGCATATGGTGGTGGTGTAGAAGGTGGTAGTGGCAGTGGTGGTGGATATGGTAGAGGTGCATATGGTGGTGGTGGAGGTGTAGAATATGGAGGTGCATATGTGTTAGGTTATGGAGCCTGA
- the LOC107853746 gene encoding glycine-rich cell wall structural protein 1.0 codes for MAKSSRAFKIVFFVLLSIGICSAARTLIGLDVGVGAKVGVYAGGGGGGSGGGGGSGAVAGDHGGYAGGSGSDEGGGSGYGAGGAAGGGGGGGRGGGGGGAAAGGAHAGGSGAGEGGGYGAGGAPGGGYGGGGGHGGGGGGGSASGGAGEASGGGYGGGEGAGGGAGRAHGSGGYGGGVGGGAGGGGAYAGGEGGGHAGGYGGGEGGGSGHGGGGYAP; via the coding sequence ATGGCGAAGAGTAGTAGAGCTTTTAAGATAGTTTTCTTTGTTTTGCTAAGTATAGGAATATGTTCAGCTGCAAGAACTCTCATCGGTCTTGATGTTGGTGTTGGCGCCAAAGTTGGTGTTTATGCTGGTGGTGGTGGAGGAGGTTCTGGTGGAGGTGGTGGAAGTGGAGCTGTAGCTGGCGACCATGGTGGATATGCCGGTGGAAGTGGGAGTGATGAAGGGGGTGGAAGCGGATATGGTGCTGGAGGGGCAGCAGGAGGTGGAGGTGGTGGAGGCAGAGGTGGTGGTGGCGGTGGAGCTGCTGCTGGTGGAGCACATGCCGGTGGATCAGGTGCAGGTGAAGGAGGTGGATACGGTGCTGGAGGGGCTCCAGGCGGTGGATATGGTGGTGGAGGGGGCCACGGAGGTGGTGGTGGAGGTGGTTCAGCATCAGGGGGCGCTGGTGAAGCATCAGGTGGTGGGTACGGAGGTGGTGAAGGTGCCGGTGGTGGTGCAGGCAGAGCTCATGGATCAGGAGGATACGGAGGTGGTGTTGGAGGTGGAGCTGGTGGCGGAGGAGCCTATGCCGGTGGTGAAGGGGGTGGACATGCAGGTGGCTATGGTGGTGGTGAAGGAGGTGGATCCGGACATGGTGGAGGTGGCTATGCCCCTTGA
- the LOC107853751 gene encoding uncharacterized protein LOC107853751 has product MKECEVSPNDAVGKVLGKEHSRRVRYLRRGAVPSRSFKQIRPHFGGMNSSSSNSSCPSNCQENYIQMLNAQKQSQENYKEMVNSHNLIMNAFKAYMIMKEGTIPEQFTGFFTSMPSDVSSEPLLNVNGRSSGDSYSSDDH; this is encoded by the exons ATGAAAGAGTGTGAAGTTTCTCCAAATGATGCTGTTGGTAAGGTGCTAGGAAAAGAGCATTCTAGAAGGGTGAGGTACTTGAGACGAGGAGCTGTTCCTAGCAGATCATTTAAACAAATACGTCCTCATTTTGGTGGTATGAATTCTTCAAGTAGTAACAGTTCATGTCCATCCAATTGCCAAGAAAACTACATTCAAATGTTAAATGCTCAAAAACAAAGTCAAGAGAACTACAAAGAAATGGTAAATTCTCACAATTTAATAATGAATGCTTTCAAGGCATATATGATAATGAAAGAAGGCACAATACCTGAACAGTTTACAGGATTTTTCACTTCTATg CCAAGTGATGTCTCTAGTGAACCTCTTTTGAATGTGAATGGAAGATCATCTGGTGATAGTTATTCTAGCGATGATCATTGA